A genomic stretch from Streptomyces venezuelae ATCC 10712 includes:
- a CDS encoding cold-shock protein, protein MHSFNRAGGYGFVVPLGSEEQIWFSAEDIEGEDRALSEGQQVSFVLVLGDGRFEAKELRA, encoded by the coding sequence GTGCATTCCTTCAACCGCGCCGGCGGGTACGGTTTCGTCGTCCCCCTGGGATCCGAGGAACAGATCTGGTTCAGCGCCGAGGACATCGAGGGGGAGGACCGCGCACTCTCCGAGGGGCAGCAGGTCTCGTTCGTCCTGGTGCTGGGAGACGGCCGCTTCGAGGCCAAGGAGCTGCGCGCCTGA
- a CDS encoding right-handed parallel beta-helix repeat-containing protein gives MTMEAFPGRRAVGGLVAVALALAGSVALSTAPASAAGSTTYVDCSRPDAGDGSQASPLNSVAQANGRTYAPGDTLAFASGTTCTGALAPKGSGTATAPITLTRYGTGALPVLDGGGAPDVVSLTNQDHWRISDLKLTNPAASLARRTGLRISATDGKAHRGFDIGSLVVDRVAGQTSKNSPTTEDFVQSAGIVTGASGTDSTLHDVHVHHNEISNTGGGGLKIRVGAMAVKGSGVLIEHNVVRDVGGDGIIASYADAPMIQYNNASGVGNGVYPFSGGNFAGIWVLGDHNPTIQKNAVYGITRMSVADSQAFDCDWGNTGTCTIQYNFSRDNIGGFFLDCDGCGTIGGARQVIRFNISEDDCRMSSVSAGRSALHMYNNVLYCTDKKFSITLPDESVVENNIWVGTADSRLPTAAGISWLWNVFQGVPRPTANGIAGDPRFVAPGTGGDSLDSADGYKLRATSPGLANGSVISGNGGRDYWGNPVSATAKPHRGAYNGPGL, from the coding sequence ATGACCATGGAGGCATTCCCGGGGCGGCGCGCGGTCGGCGGGCTCGTCGCCGTCGCGCTCGCCCTCGCCGGAAGCGTGGCCCTCAGCACCGCGCCCGCCTCGGCCGCCGGCAGCACCACGTACGTGGACTGCTCACGCCCGGACGCCGGGGACGGCAGCCAGGCCTCGCCGCTGAACAGCGTCGCCCAGGCCAACGGACGGACGTACGCGCCCGGTGACACGCTCGCCTTCGCGTCCGGCACCACCTGCACCGGCGCCCTGGCGCCCAAGGGCAGCGGCACCGCCACCGCCCCGATCACGCTCACCCGGTACGGCACCGGCGCGCTGCCCGTCCTCGACGGCGGCGGCGCCCCGGACGTCGTCTCCCTGACGAATCAGGACCACTGGCGGATCAGCGACCTCAAGCTGACCAACCCCGCCGCCTCCCTCGCCCGCCGTACCGGACTGCGGATCTCCGCGACCGACGGGAAGGCCCACCGCGGTTTCGACATCGGCTCCCTGGTCGTCGACCGGGTCGCCGGCCAGACGAGCAAGAACAGCCCGACCACGGAGGACTTCGTCCAGTCCGCCGGCATCGTCACGGGGGCGAGCGGCACCGACTCGACGCTCCACGACGTCCACGTCCACCACAACGAGATCAGCAACACGGGCGGCGGCGGCCTGAAGATCCGGGTCGGCGCCATGGCGGTCAAGGGCTCGGGGGTCCTGATCGAGCACAACGTCGTCAGGGACGTCGGCGGCGACGGCATCATCGCCAGTTACGCCGACGCGCCCATGATCCAGTACAACAACGCCTCCGGTGTCGGCAACGGCGTCTACCCCTTCTCCGGCGGCAACTTCGCCGGCATCTGGGTGCTCGGCGACCACAATCCGACCATCCAGAAGAACGCGGTGTACGGGATCACCCGGATGTCCGTCGCCGACAGCCAGGCCTTCGACTGCGACTGGGGCAACACCGGCACCTGCACGATCCAGTACAACTTCAGCCGCGACAACATCGGCGGCTTCTTCCTCGACTGCGACGGCTGTGGCACCATCGGCGGCGCCCGGCAGGTCATCCGCTTCAACATCTCCGAGGACGACTGCCGGATGAGCAGCGTCAGCGCGGGCCGGTCCGCCCTGCACATGTACAACAACGTCCTCTACTGCACGGACAAGAAGTTCAGCATCACCCTCCCCGACGAGAGCGTCGTCGAGAACAACATCTGGGTGGGCACCGCCGACTCCCGGCTGCCCACGGCGGCCGGGATCTCCTGGCTCTGGAACGTCTTCCAGGGCGTGCCGAGGCCGACCGCCAACGGCATCGCGGGCGACCCGCGGTTCGTGGCCCCGGGCACGGGCGGCGACTCCCTCGACTCGGCCGACGGGTACAAGCTCCGCGCGACCTCGCCGGGGCTGGCCAACGGCTCCGTGATCAGCGGGAACGGAGGCCGCGACTACTGGGGCAACCCCGTCTCCGCGACCGCCAAGCCGCACCGCGGCGCGTACAACGGCCCCGGGCTCTAG
- a CDS encoding ArsR/SmtB family transcription factor — protein MSERVEAAAASRPHERTPGALELSAAAEVFGLLSDPTRLHLVWLLTRGEADVSALTEACGAARPAVSQHLAKLRLAGLVQSRKDGRRVVYAMPDGHLKRLVVEAISRADHQVSGEPWHD, from the coding sequence ATGTCTGAGCGCGTAGAGGCCGCGGCCGCGTCCCGTCCGCACGAACGGACGCCCGGAGCGCTCGAACTCTCGGCGGCGGCGGAGGTCTTCGGACTGCTCTCCGACCCCACCCGGCTGCATCTGGTGTGGCTGCTCACCCGGGGCGAGGCCGACGTGTCCGCCCTGACGGAGGCCTGCGGGGCCGCCCGCCCCGCCGTCAGCCAGCACCTGGCCAAACTCCGCCTCGCGGGGCTCGTCCAGTCCCGCAAGGACGGCCGCCGGGTGGTGTACGCGATGCCGGACGGTCATCTGAAGCGCCTGGTGGTCGAGGCGATCAGCCGCGCGGACCACCAGGTGAGCGGCGAGCCCTGGCACGACTGA
- a CDS encoding TetR/AcrR family transcriptional regulator C-terminal domain-containing protein translates to MAAKANPVPSVWARQQSTPDQPALSRASIVREAIAMLDADGIEALSMRKLGARLNAGATSLYRHVATKDELMELAVDEVAAEFTVPPPGGDWRAAATEAAVSFRSTALAHPWVSAVLGQAGLAYLGPNLMAYSERLASLFTAAGFPEPSRAIDTVLAYVIGMSTTEAAWLITVTRSGMSEAEFITGMMPAARQAAADHEHLAEAYADVAAQPAFDPVAIRDDKFFYGLDVVLDGLEMRLPR, encoded by the coding sequence ATGGCCGCCAAGGCGAATCCCGTCCCGTCCGTGTGGGCCCGACAGCAGTCCACGCCCGACCAGCCCGCGCTCAGCAGGGCCTCGATCGTCCGCGAGGCGATCGCCATGCTCGACGCCGACGGCATCGAGGCGCTGAGCATGCGCAAGCTCGGCGCCCGCCTGAACGCGGGCGCGACCTCCCTCTATCGCCATGTCGCCACCAAGGACGAGCTGATGGAGCTCGCCGTCGACGAGGTCGCGGCCGAGTTCACCGTCCCGCCGCCGGGCGGCGACTGGCGCGCCGCCGCGACCGAGGCCGCCGTCTCCTTCCGCTCGACCGCGCTCGCCCACCCCTGGGTCTCCGCCGTCCTCGGCCAGGCCGGCCTCGCCTACCTGGGCCCCAACCTCATGGCGTACTCCGAGCGGCTCGCGAGCCTGTTCACCGCCGCCGGCTTCCCCGAGCCGAGCCGGGCGATCGACACCGTGCTGGCGTACGTGATCGGGATGAGCACGACGGAGGCGGCCTGGCTCATCACGGTCACGCGCTCCGGGATGAGCGAGGCCGAGTTCATCACCGGCATGATGCCCGCCGCGCGGCAGGCGGCGGCCGACCACGAGCACCTCGCCGAGGCCTACGCCGACGTGGCGGCCCAGCCGGCGTTCGACCCGGTCGCGATCCGGGACGACAAGTTCTTCTACGGCCTGGACGTCGTCCTCGACGGCCTGGAGATGCGGTTGCCGCGCTGA
- a CDS encoding LysR family transcriptional regulator, whose product MDIDARTLRTFREVTLTGSFTQAARRLGYSQSSVTAQMRALERQVGEPVFERLPNGVRLTHAGTVLRDYARQILTLVGEMETALRRPAANPPRLTVGIVPALAYGQQLARVTHIGRRLLSGVQLALRVMGTAEVHDAFRSGAIDGALVLTVVDAVDADDAVVQLADHPHTERSDDLTEVRLQEVEFVPVTGVGQRRGALGRQVVIADPDCPSQRWLPEFLRLRCDSPPEIHELGSMAGVRAATQSGLGCAMLPMALAASHQEAGGLRPLPGVPRMRWNASLVLGRSDTRPALDWQNLTETLRQATALSCAVHPGEPGPASPVGVLGDGAPALDPDPSIAS is encoded by the coding sequence GTGGACATCGACGCAAGAACCCTTCGGACCTTCCGCGAGGTGACCCTGACAGGGTCGTTCACCCAGGCGGCGCGACGCCTCGGGTACTCGCAGTCCAGCGTCACGGCACAGATGCGTGCCCTGGAGAGACAGGTGGGCGAGCCCGTCTTCGAGCGGCTCCCGAACGGCGTCCGGCTCACCCATGCCGGCACCGTCCTGCGGGACTACGCCCGTCAGATCCTCACCCTCGTCGGTGAGATGGAGACCGCCCTGCGCCGGCCCGCGGCCAACCCGCCCCGGCTGACGGTCGGGATCGTCCCCGCCCTCGCGTACGGACAGCAGCTCGCCCGCGTCACCCACATCGGGCGGCGGCTCCTCTCCGGCGTCCAGCTCGCCCTGCGCGTCATGGGAACCGCCGAGGTCCACGACGCCTTCCGGTCCGGCGCGATCGACGGCGCCCTCGTCCTCACCGTCGTCGACGCCGTGGACGCCGACGACGCGGTCGTCCAGTTAGCCGACCACCCGCACACCGAACGCTCCGACGACCTGACGGAAGTACGGCTCCAGGAAGTCGAGTTCGTGCCCGTCACCGGCGTCGGCCAGCGGCGCGGCGCCCTCGGCCGCCAGGTCGTCATCGCCGACCCCGACTGCCCCTCCCAGCGCTGGCTCCCCGAATTCCTCCGGCTGCGCTGCGACAGCCCGCCCGAGATCCACGAACTCGGCTCCATGGCGGGCGTGCGCGCCGCCACCCAGTCGGGCCTGGGCTGCGCCATGCTCCCGATGGCCCTGGCCGCCTCCCACCAGGAGGCCGGCGGGCTGCGCCCGCTGCCGGGCGTGCCCCGGATGCGCTGGAACGCCTCCCTCGTCCTCGGCCGCTCCGACACCCGGCCCGCGCTCGACTGGCAGAACCTCACGGAGACCCTCCGTCAGGCCACCGCCCTCTCCTGCGCGGTCCACCCCGGCGAGCCCGGCCCCGCGAGCCCGGTCGGCGTCCTCGGAGACGGCGCACCGGCCCTCGACCCCGACCCGAGCATCGCCTCCTGA
- a CDS encoding MFS transporter, giving the protein MLSVLRNPTYRRLFGAQVVALTGTGLATVALSLLAYDLAGANAAAVLGTALAIKMATYVVLAPVVAALADRVPRRTLLVSMDLARAAVVLALPFVDRIWQVYVLILLLQAASAAFTPAFQATVPRVLPEERDYTEALSLARLAYDLESLASPVLAAALLTVVPYAWLFTGTAAGFLISALLVHSTPLPPNDEPNDEPNDEPDAEPNDEPDAEPARRRAQSDANRAPAPRPYSRALAGMRLLLGAPALRGLLALDLAVAAAGAVVLVGTVVLVRDVLGRPVGDVPLALGAYGAGSMAVALLLPRVLERCDDRTVMLRAALVLPGATALLAAGLAAGPGAWAWPGLLLLWLVTGAAGSAVLTPAGRVVRRAVRTDELPAAFAARFSLSHACWLLTYPLAGLLVTAAGPAVAAAVLAAVALAGAAGAARLWPAPPGARAPAVTRPAAQRGNRISRPSRTTSRP; this is encoded by the coding sequence ATGCTGTCCGTGCTGCGCAACCCCACCTACCGGCGCCTCTTCGGCGCGCAGGTCGTCGCCCTCACCGGCACCGGTCTGGCGACCGTCGCCCTGAGCCTCCTCGCGTACGACCTGGCCGGCGCGAACGCCGCCGCCGTGCTCGGCACCGCCCTCGCGATCAAGATGGCCACGTACGTGGTGCTCGCGCCGGTCGTCGCCGCCCTCGCCGACCGCGTACCCCGGCGGACGCTGCTCGTCTCCATGGACCTGGCACGGGCCGCGGTCGTCCTCGCGCTGCCGTTCGTCGACCGGATCTGGCAGGTGTACGTCCTGATCCTGCTGCTCCAGGCGGCCTCGGCGGCGTTCACCCCGGCCTTCCAAGCGACGGTGCCGCGGGTGCTGCCCGAGGAGCGCGACTACACCGAGGCCCTGTCGCTCGCCCGGCTCGCGTACGACCTGGAGAGCCTGGCGAGCCCGGTACTGGCCGCCGCCCTGCTGACCGTCGTCCCGTACGCCTGGCTCTTCACCGGTACGGCGGCGGGCTTCCTCATCTCGGCCCTCCTGGTCCACTCCACGCCCCTGCCACCGAACGACGAACCGAACGACGAACCGAACGACGAACCGGACGCCGAACCGAACGACGAACCGGACGCCGAACCGGCAAGGCGCCGCGCCCAGAGTGACGCGAACCGCGCCCCGGCCCCGCGGCCGTATTCCAGAGCTCTCGCCGGGATGCGGTTGCTGCTCGGTGCCCCGGCCCTGCGGGGGCTGCTCGCGCTCGACCTGGCCGTCGCCGCCGCCGGGGCCGTGGTCCTGGTCGGGACGGTGGTCCTGGTCCGGGACGTCCTCGGCCGCCCCGTCGGGGACGTGCCGCTCGCCCTCGGCGCGTACGGCGCCGGCTCGATGGCCGTGGCCCTGCTGCTGCCGCGCGTCCTTGAGCGGTGCGACGACCGTACGGTCATGTTGCGGGCCGCCCTCGTCCTGCCGGGCGCGACGGCGCTGCTCGCCGCAGGCCTGGCCGCGGGCCCGGGGGCCTGGGCCTGGCCCGGGCTGCTCCTGCTCTGGCTGGTCACCGGCGCCGCGGGCTCGGCGGTCCTCACCCCGGCCGGCCGGGTGGTGCGCCGCGCCGTGCGGACCGACGAACTGCCCGCCGCCTTCGCGGCCCGGTTCTCCCTCTCGCACGCATGCTGGCTGCTCACGTACCCGCTGGCCGGCCTGCTCGTCACCGCGGCCGGCCCCGCCGTCGCGGCGGCGGTCCTGGCCGCCGTGGCGCTCGCGGGGGCGGCGGGCGCGGCCCGGCTGTGGCCCGCGCCGCCCGGGGCCCGCGCCCCCGCCGTCACCCGGCCCGCCGCTCAGCGCGGCAACCGCATCTCCAGGCCGTCGAGGACGACGTCCAGGCCGTAG
- a CDS encoding maleylpyruvate isomerase family mycothiol-dependent enzyme — protein sequence MGNTTASRGKSVELRAAIAAERRELADVLDSLRPEQWNEQSLCARWRVRDVAAHMSMGFRLSLPATLGELVKARGNLHRMTDRVARRDAAAHSTTALAAFLRDNAHHPWTPPVGGLAAALGHDVVHGLDITVALGLDRRVPESRLRVLLDEIRPSGLRFFGADLDGVRLCAEDLDWSYGSGSPVFGAAQDLLLLAYGRRLPEGRLRGEPSDRFTRPAEEA from the coding sequence ATGGGGAACACGACAGCCAGCAGAGGGAAGAGTGTCGAGCTCAGGGCGGCGATCGCGGCGGAGCGCCGAGAACTGGCCGACGTGCTCGACAGTTTGCGGCCCGAGCAGTGGAACGAGCAGAGCCTGTGCGCGAGATGGCGCGTCCGTGACGTGGCGGCGCACATGTCGATGGGGTTCCGGCTCTCCTTGCCCGCGACGCTCGGCGAGTTGGTCAAGGCGCGCGGGAACCTTCACCGGATGACCGATCGGGTCGCGCGCAGGGATGCCGCCGCCCACTCCACCACGGCGCTCGCCGCCTTCCTGCGGGACAACGCCCACCACCCCTGGACGCCACCGGTCGGTGGACTCGCGGCCGCGCTCGGCCACGACGTGGTGCACGGTCTGGACATCACCGTCGCCCTCGGCCTCGACCGGCGCGTCCCCGAGAGCCGGCTGCGCGTCCTGCTCGACGAGATCCGGCCCAGCGGCCTGAGGTTCTTCGGCGCCGACCTCGACGGAGTACGGCTGTGCGCCGAGGACCTCGACTGGTCGTACGGCTCCGGCTCGCCCGTGTTCGGTGCCGCCCAGGACCTCCTGCTGCTGGCCTACGGCCGCCGACTTCCCGAGGGCAGGCTGCGAGGAGAACCGAGCGACCGTTTCACCCGGCCGGCCGAGGAAGCGTGA
- a CDS encoding carboxymuconolactone decarboxylase family protein has protein sequence MPRLPQLTVETANEEQRELLEGTLKQLGKLPNLYAALANGPAALRGYLAMREALVGGSFSARQREQLALYIAQHNDCTYCVSAHTLRGGKVGLSEQELLDTRHGTDSGDPHMDQVLRFAGAVMATGGRVTDEALTDARAAGVTDAEIAEIVGHVALNVLSNYFNHVAQPDLDFPLVPAHLAE, from the coding sequence ATGCCCCGCCTGCCCCAACTGACCGTCGAGACCGCCAACGAGGAGCAGCGCGAGCTGCTCGAAGGCACCCTCAAGCAGCTCGGCAAGCTGCCCAACCTCTACGCCGCCCTCGCCAACGGCCCCGCCGCGCTCCGCGGTTACCTCGCCATGCGCGAGGCCCTGGTCGGCGGCAGCTTCAGCGCCCGGCAGCGTGAGCAGCTCGCGCTCTACATCGCGCAGCACAACGACTGCACCTACTGCGTCTCCGCGCACACCCTGCGCGGCGGCAAGGTCGGCCTGAGCGAGCAGGAACTGCTCGACACCCGCCACGGCACCGACTCCGGTGACCCGCACATGGACCAGGTGCTCCGCTTCGCCGGCGCCGTCATGGCCACCGGCGGCCGCGTCACCGACGAGGCCCTCACCGACGCCCGCGCCGCCGGCGTCACCGACGCCGAGATCGCGGAGATCGTCGGCCACGTCGCGCTCAACGTGCTCTCGAACTACTTCAATCACGTTGCGCAGCCGGACTTGGACTTTCCGTTGGTCCCGGCCCACCTCGCCGAGTAG
- a CDS encoding LysR family transcriptional regulator has translation MELRQLRYFVCVVEEGGFTRAAARLHLAQPGLSAQIRQLEKELGQPLLDRSGRSVTPTEVGEAVLPYARAALAAVESVRQTVDAYTGLLRGRVTLGLVSGATGHAFGIAALLADFHDAHPSVEVALVEDATERMQAALLAGELDIAVLGTADELPPPGAAFQTVIDVPLVAAVAPGGPRLDRVDGTSVPLASLRDRPLICLPRGTGVRTALERGCAQAGFRPRVTFEAAAPHVLSQLATRGLGVAVLPAGEEEFPLDGRLRTLRIVRPEMRARIVLAWQAGGPSSPAARVLLDRLRDAVPEPSDSWTAAVPGHRTDGAGG, from the coding sequence ATGGAGCTCCGTCAGCTGCGCTACTTCGTCTGCGTCGTCGAGGAGGGCGGCTTCACCCGAGCCGCCGCACGGCTGCACCTGGCCCAGCCCGGCCTCAGCGCCCAGATCCGCCAGCTGGAGAAGGAACTGGGGCAGCCCTTGCTCGACCGCTCCGGCCGGTCGGTGACGCCGACCGAGGTGGGCGAGGCGGTCCTGCCGTACGCCCGCGCCGCACTGGCCGCGGTGGAGTCGGTGCGGCAGACGGTCGACGCGTATACGGGGCTGCTGCGCGGCCGGGTCACGCTCGGCCTGGTCTCCGGCGCCACCGGCCACGCCTTCGGCATCGCCGCCTTGCTCGCGGACTTCCATGACGCCCACCCCTCGGTGGAGGTGGCACTCGTCGAGGACGCCACGGAGCGGATGCAGGCCGCGCTCCTGGCCGGCGAGCTCGACATCGCCGTCCTCGGGACGGCCGACGAACTCCCCCCACCGGGAGCGGCCTTCCAGACGGTGATCGACGTCCCGCTGGTCGCCGCCGTCGCGCCCGGAGGTCCGCGTCTCGACCGCGTCGACGGTACGAGCGTCCCGCTCGCCTCCCTGCGCGATCGCCCCCTGATCTGCCTGCCGCGCGGCACCGGGGTGCGCACGGCGCTCGAACGGGGCTGTGCGCAGGCGGGGTTCCGGCCCCGGGTTACCTTCGAGGCGGCCGCCCCCCACGTGCTCTCGCAGCTTGCCACGCGGGGCCTGGGCGTCGCCGTGCTGCCCGCCGGTGAGGAGGAGTTCCCCCTCGACGGACGGCTTCGCACCCTGCGGATCGTGCGGCCCGAGATGCGGGCCCGCATCGTGCTCGCCTGGCAGGCCGGCGGCCCTTCGAGCCCCGCGGCCCGGGTTCTCCTCGACCGCCTGCGTGACGCCGTCCCCGAGCCGTCCGACTCCTGGACCGCCGCTGTTCCCGGTCACCGGACCGACGGTGCCGGTGGATAG
- a CDS encoding acyl-CoA synthetase, producing the protein MTRDRTAHEEYRAARDLLLRLRGDREAAYAAFRWPRAAHFNWALDWFDAIAEGNDRPALELLGHPGPDGSVPVVDRVSFAELAARSDALVVALRELGVVRGDRVLILLGTRAELWETLLGCIKLGAVVVPGYQDLTRAEAADRIDRGAIRHVVSAPELVELLDGLTVPGLRMAVEPDRPGWVPYPDTRRPGRPRFVPDGPTRAADPSFCYFTSGTTSLPKLVEHSHAGYGVGHLSSLYWSGLRPGDRHLNLSAPGWAKHSWSSFFVPWAAEATVLAPPDGGLPAAVLPGALAAHRVTSFCAPPSAWRALLPYVTGGAAAPRLREATAAGEPLTAETVERIETAWGVRVRDGYGQTEATALIGRAPGTPEPLAPLGHPLPGYRIVLRDPETGETGESGEVCVDLTDRPPGLMRGYAGLPERTAEAFACGLYRTGDRGERCADGSIRLLGRMDEVFKSHGHRVSPMEIEAVLRTHPEVADAAVVPCPDPDGGLAPYAVVELRGPARDAPGPDAHGRIGAELLALAAERLAPVFVPRGVEVIASLPRTRSGKLRRAALTPRP; encoded by the coding sequence ATGACCCGGGACCGTACGGCCCACGAGGAGTACCGGGCCGCCCGGGACCTGCTGCTGCGGCTGCGCGGCGACCGCGAGGCGGCCTACGCCGCCTTCCGGTGGCCGCGCGCCGCGCACTTCAACTGGGCCCTCGACTGGTTCGACGCCATCGCCGAGGGCAATGACCGGCCGGCCCTCGAACTCCTCGGCCACCCGGGACCGGACGGCTCCGTACCGGTCGTCGACCGGGTCTCCTTCGCCGAACTCGCTGCCCGCTCGGACGCGTTGGTCGTCGCCCTGCGCGAGCTGGGGGTGGTGCGGGGTGACCGCGTCCTGATCCTGCTCGGCACCCGGGCCGAGCTGTGGGAGACCCTGCTCGGCTGTATCAAGCTCGGCGCGGTGGTCGTCCCCGGCTACCAGGACCTGACCCGCGCCGAAGCGGCCGACCGGATCGACAGGGGAGCGATCCGGCACGTGGTCAGCGCCCCCGAACTCGTCGAGCTGCTCGACGGGTTGACCGTGCCGGGCCTCCGGATGGCGGTGGAACCGGACCGGCCCGGCTGGGTCCCGTACCCCGACACCCGGCGCCCCGGGCGGCCCCGTTTCGTGCCGGACGGGCCCACCCGCGCCGCCGACCCGTCCTTCTGCTACTTCACCTCCGGGACGACCTCCCTGCCCAAGCTCGTCGAACACAGCCACGCCGGGTACGGCGTCGGACACCTCTCCAGCCTGTACTGGAGCGGACTGCGCCCCGGCGACCGGCACCTCAACCTCTCCGCGCCCGGCTGGGCCAAGCATTCCTGGTCCAGCTTCTTCGTCCCGTGGGCCGCCGAGGCGACGGTCCTCGCGCCCCCCGACGGCGGTCTCCCCGCCGCCGTACTGCCTGGCGCCCTCGCCGCGCACCGCGTCACCAGCTTCTGCGCGCCCCCCAGCGCCTGGCGCGCCCTCCTCCCGTACGTCACCGGGGGCGCCGCCGCTCCCCGGCTCCGGGAGGCGACGGCGGCGGGCGAGCCCCTGACCGCCGAGACGGTCGAGCGGATCGAGACCGCCTGGGGGGTACGGGTCCGCGACGGCTACGGTCAGACGGAGGCCACCGCCCTCATCGGCCGCGCCCCCGGCACCCCGGAGCCGCTCGCCCCGCTCGGCCACCCGCTGCCCGGGTACCGGATCGTGCTCCGCGACCCGGAGACGGGGGAGACCGGCGAGTCCGGCGAGGTCTGCGTGGACCTGACGGACCGTCCGCCCGGTCTGATGCGGGGGTACGCGGGTCTGCCCGAGCGCACCGCGGAGGCCTTCGCCTGCGGTCTGTACCGCACCGGGGACCGGGGGGAGCGGTGCGCGGACGGCTCGATCCGGCTGCTCGGCCGGATGGACGAGGTCTTCAAGTCGCACGGCCACCGGGTCTCCCCGATGGAGATCGAGGCCGTGCTGCGGACCCATCCGGAGGTGGCGGACGCGGCGGTCGTGCCGTGCCCCGACCCGGACGGCGGCCTCGCCCCGTACGCGGTCGTCGAGCTGCGCGGCCCGGCCCGGGACGCGCCGGGCCCGGACGCCCACGGCCGGATCGGCGCCGAGCTCCTGGCCCTCGCGGCGGAGCGCCTCGCGCCGGTCTTCGTGCCGCGCGGGGTCGAGGTGATCGCGAGCCTCCCACGCACCCGCTCGGGCAAACTCCGCCGAGCGGCCCTCACCCCAAGGCCCTGA
- a CDS encoding TetR/AcrR family transcriptional regulator yields the protein MATNAKERLLSAAERLFYEEGIRAVGIERILSESGVGRASFYRHFPSKDDVVVEVLRRRDAMWRAWLDGRITVSERSPEELPLALFDGLAERFAAASFRGCAFINTMVETADPDSPAHHVAAEHKEKVIAVLDRLLTEGGYRDHEALARQLALLGDGAIVTALREGTPEAAVRARGVAEILLRTAEREKAGV from the coding sequence ATGGCCACGAACGCGAAAGAACGGCTCCTCAGCGCGGCGGAGCGTCTGTTCTACGAAGAAGGGATCCGGGCCGTCGGCATCGAGCGGATCCTGTCCGAGTCCGGAGTGGGCCGCGCCTCCTTCTACCGCCATTTCCCCAGCAAGGACGACGTGGTCGTCGAAGTCCTGCGGCGCCGCGACGCCATGTGGCGCGCCTGGCTCGACGGCCGGATCACGGTCAGCGAGCGCTCCCCCGAAGAGCTGCCCCTGGCCCTCTTCGACGGCTTGGCGGAACGATTCGCGGCGGCCTCGTTCCGGGGCTGCGCCTTCATCAACACGATGGTCGAGACGGCCGACCCGGACAGCCCGGCCCACCATGTGGCCGCCGAGCACAAGGAGAAGGTCATCGCGGTCCTGGACCGGCTCCTCACCGAGGGCGGCTACCGCGACCACGAGGCCCTGGCCCGGCAGCTCGCCCTGCTCGGCGACGGGGCCATCGTGACGGCCCTCCGCGAGGGCACGCCGGAGGCGGCGGTCCGGGCCAGGGGCGTCGCGGAGATCCTGCTGAGGACGGCGGAACGGGAAAAGGCCGGGGTCTGA
- a CDS encoding TetR/AcrR family transcriptional regulator — translation MTRFRETVRSLLREQVLDAAYQLVAADGWGGLRMTSIARAAGISRQTLYNEFGSKEAIGNALVQRELEGFLLGIQRELDAHRGALEAAAAAGVGYTLQQAVDNPLVKSVLLAARGGEDDLLAYLTTRPEPVFGTAMAMLDAYAIEAWPDVDEESRGLAVETVVRLTVSHIVQPVASPEESARRIARITARVAYPGGRG, via the coding sequence ATGACGCGTTTTCGTGAGACTGTTCGGTCCCTGCTGCGCGAGCAGGTGCTCGACGCCGCCTATCAGCTCGTCGCCGCCGACGGATGGGGCGGGCTGCGCATGACCTCCATCGCGCGGGCCGCCGGCATCAGCCGCCAGACCCTCTACAACGAGTTCGGCTCGAAAGAGGCCATCGGCAACGCCCTGGTCCAGCGCGAACTGGAGGGGTTCCTGCTCGGGATCCAGCGCGAACTCGACGCCCACCGCGGCGCGTTGGAGGCCGCGGCCGCGGCCGGGGTCGGCTACACGCTCCAGCAGGCCGTGGACAACCCGCTCGTCAAGAGCGTCCTGCTCGCGGCCCGCGGCGGCGAGGACGACCTCCTCGCCTATCTCACCACCCGCCCGGAGCCGGTCTTCGGCACGGCGATGGCGATGCTCGACGCATACGCGATCGAGGCCTGGCCGGATGTCGACGAGGAGTCCCGCGGCCTCGCCGTCGAGACGGTCGTCCGGCTCACCGTCAGCCACATCGTCCAGCCGGTGGCCTCGCCCGAGGAGTCCGCGCGGCGCATCGCCAGGATCACGGCGAGGGTCGCGTACCCCGGCGGCAGGGGCTGA